The genomic region AGAACTGGCCGGGCGCCACCAGCGCCATCAACCGCGGGGCAAACAGCTTCTTGATGAAGCCGATAACGGTCAATCAGCTCGAAGACACCGCGAAGAAAATCCAGACATTAAGGCAGAACAAGTCCACACACCAGCTGATGGAATCGCAGGTGCTGGACAGCCTCTTGGGCGACACGCCCGAGATGAGGAAGATTCTCAAGACAGTTTACAAGATTGCCCCCACGACGAGCACCGTGCTCATCACCGGCGAATCCGGTTCGGGCAAGGAATTCCTCGCAAATGTAATACACCGCTACAGCCAGCGCGCCGCCGAACCGTTTATCGCGGTCAACTGCGGGGCCATACCGGAAAATCTGGTCGAAAGCGAACTCTTCGGTGCGAAGAAAGGTTCGTACACGGGTTCTACGGCCGACAAGAAGGGCCTGTTCGAGGCGGCAAACCGGGGAACGCTGTTCCTGGACGAAGTCGGCGAACTCTCGCCCGCGACGCAGGTGAAACTGTTAAGATTCTTACAAAGCCACGAAATCAGGCGCGTGGGTGAAACCGAGGCGCGTTACCTCGACATCCGCATCATCGCGGCGACGAACCGCGACCTGCAGGCGTCCATGCTCAAGGGCGAATTCCGCGAAGACCTTTTCTACCGTCTCAACACGTTCCACCTGACGCTCCCGCCACTGCGCGAACGCAAGCCCGTGATTCCCACGCTTATCCGCTACTTCATCTTGAAGTACAAGGAAACCCACGGGAAGGACATCATCAACGTGGAACCAGCGGCGCAGTACGCGCTCGCGAAATACCCCTACCCGGGCAACATCCGCGAACTCGAGAACATCATCGAGCATGCGATTGTGCTCTCGGAAGGCGGTATACTGCGACTCGAGGATCTGCCCGAAAACGTGCAGGAAGAAGCCCGCGAAAAGACGGTCGCCATCCCGCATATCCGGGAAAGCCAGTCCGAGACGCACCTGCTCCCGGGATTAGAGACCGGCAACGTGGATGTACCCGCGAAGGCGCCTAGCGAACCTGCGGAAAGCGACGACATCATCTCGCTCGAAGAAATGGAACGCAGGCACATTCTGCATGCGCTGGGCGTCTGCAAGAACAACAAGACCGAAGTCTGCAAGCGGCTCGGAATCAGCCGCGCCACCCTCTGGAGAAAGTTGAAGGAACTCAAGATCCAGATGGACGGCGAAGAAGACTAAGGCAAAAACTTTATCGAAGAACAGCACATGATGCGCATCAACAAGTTCATATCCCTTTGCGGAATCGCGAGCCGTCGCGCCGCAGACGCCCTTGTACAGGAAGGACGCGTGCAGGTGAACGGCGAAACCATCACCGACATGGGACACCAGGTCGACGAAAACGCAGACGACGTCAAGGTCGACGGGAAGACGGCGAAGCTCCCGAAGAAGACGAAAGTCATCATGTTCCACAAGCCCGCAGGATGCGTGTGCACCAAGGACGACCCGCAGGGACGACGCACCGTATACGACTACCTGCCGCCGGGATACGCCTTCTTCAAGTACGTGGGAAGGCTCGACCTGCAGAGCCGCGGGCTCCTGCTGTTTACCGACGACGGGGAACTGCTGCACCGGCTCACGCACCCGAGCTACGAGATTCCGCGCAGTTACTACGTGTGGACGACGCGCCAGCTTAGCGAAGCCGCCGCCCAGAAACTCGTGGACGGAGTCGACATCCGCGACCCCGAAGACCCGGACGCCGAAGAAGAAATCGCATTCGCGACCGACGTGTATCTCGAAAACGGATTCGCCGAACTCGTGCTCATCGAGGGCAAGAACCGCGAAATCCGCCGCATGATGCGCGCCGTCGGTTACGAGATCCGAGACCTGAAGCGCGTGAGTTACAGCCATATCCAGCTGGGCGATTTGCCCGCGGGTGAATTCCGCGAACTCACCGCCGACGAATTGAACAAGCTGCGCCAAGCGGTACACCTGTAAGCGGCTTCGCCGCAGTAACTAGTTCCGAGTTACTAGTTACTAGCGTTGCCGACACCAAAATGCTTCTTGATAAAAGAAATTCTAGTAACTACTAACTAACAACTATTATGTCCCGAACTCTTTACATAGGTGATGTCCACGGCTGCGCAGATGAACTCGAGCGCATCATAGACGCATTCGGCTTTGTACGCGGGAAAGATACTTTATACCAAACCGGCGATATCATCAACAAGGGTCCCGACATGATGCGGGCCATGCGTACCGTCATCGACCTCGGAATCCTTACCGTACGCGGGAACCACGAAGAGCATTTGATCCGTTCGATGGAAAACCCCGAAAGCACTTGGACCGAAAAGCAGCGCAAGCGTTTCAAGGCGCTCCCCCTGGAAGACTGGGAATTCATCCGCGACACCGTGAAGCAGTGGCCCCTCTGGCGCGACACCCCGCACGCGCTCCTCGTGCACGCAGGCCTCGAACCAGGCAAAAAACGCCTCGAGGACATGAGCCCCGAAGTATTGCTTTCCATCCGCAAGTGGAATGACAGGCCGTGGTTCGAACAAGTTAAATGGGAAAAGACAGTCGTGTTCGGGCACTGGGCCAAGAAGGGGTTCGTGAATATTCCCGGATTTATCGGGCTCGACTCGGGATGCGTCTACGGCAAATGCCTTACCGCATGGTGCCCCGAAGAAGACAAGTTCTACACGGTGCCCGCCGCCCGCGAATACACGCCGGTCAAGGACAAGGCGAAGGAATCCGAAGGCGCCCCCTGCAAGGTCGTCGGCGACAACAGCCCCTCCTCCGTCCCTCCCAAGACATTCGACGAAATCAAATCGCGCATCGAAAGCGGGGACATCGCCCCTGCCAAGAATTCGCCCGAAGACGACGCCATCCGCAAGGCAAGCCCTTCCATTGCCGCAGAATGGGCTGGCTACTAAAAAAAATCCGAGGTTACAATGAAACGACTGCTCATCATCTTGGCGTTGTTCTTCACGGCCCACAGCGCATTTGCCGAAGACGAATGGCCGCGCAGATTTTTCTTCAGTGCGGGTTTCGGCATGTTCGCAAGCACTGGCGACATGAACGAACGCGTGCTTT from Fibrobacter sp. harbors:
- a CDS encoding sigma-54 dependent transcriptional regulator, with the protein product MNILIADSDKDFISDIRRSWALDDTELSLCNDKDKLMPLVKNSSIDLAFIEVPFLTFDNMDLVSFLKEKDPNIEIFILCDNKNWPGATSAINRGANSFLMKPITVNQLEDTAKKIQTLRQNKSTHQLMESQVLDSLLGDTPEMRKILKTVYKIAPTTSTVLITGESGSGKEFLANVIHRYSQRAAEPFIAVNCGAIPENLVESELFGAKKGSYTGSTADKKGLFEAANRGTLFLDEVGELSPATQVKLLRFLQSHEIRRVGETEARYLDIRIIAATNRDLQASMLKGEFREDLFYRLNTFHLTLPPLRERKPVIPTLIRYFILKYKETHGKDIINVEPAAQYALAKYPYPGNIRELENIIEHAIVLSEGGILRLEDLPENVQEEAREKTVAIPHIRESQSETHLLPGLETGNVDVPAKAPSEPAESDDIISLEEMERRHILHALGVCKNNKTEVCKRLGISRATLWRKLKELKIQMDGEED
- a CDS encoding metallophosphoesterase, which produces MSRTLYIGDVHGCADELERIIDAFGFVRGKDTLYQTGDIINKGPDMMRAMRTVIDLGILTVRGNHEEHLIRSMENPESTWTEKQRKRFKALPLEDWEFIRDTVKQWPLWRDTPHALLVHAGLEPGKKRLEDMSPEVLLSIRKWNDRPWFEQVKWEKTVVFGHWAKKGFVNIPGFIGLDSGCVYGKCLTAWCPEEDKFYTVPAAREYTPVKDKAKESEGAPCKVVGDNSPSSVPPKTFDEIKSRIESGDIAPAKNSPEDDAIRKASPSIAAEWAGY
- a CDS encoding pseudouridine synthase; translated protein: MMRINKFISLCGIASRRAADALVQEGRVQVNGETITDMGHQVDENADDVKVDGKTAKLPKKTKVIMFHKPAGCVCTKDDPQGRRTVYDYLPPGYAFFKYVGRLDLQSRGLLLFTDDGELLHRLTHPSYEIPRSYYVWTTRQLSEAAAQKLVDGVDIRDPEDPDAEEEIAFATDVYLENGFAELVLIEGKNREIRRMMRAVGYEIRDLKRVSYSHIQLGDLPAGEFRELTADELNKLRQAVHL